The Anastrepha obliqua isolate idAnaObli1 chromosome 5, idAnaObli1_1.0, whole genome shotgun sequence DNA window aacttaaaaaccgcttgatagatttcaataaaatttatactacttttgaaaaccataaaaagctcgtgcctgatcgaaagatttttttttttcaaaaatttcaatttttttaaacaattaattgaagatttttttctcgaaaatctgaaaaatataccctgaggccgccatattgataattttgaaaaaaactccgatcaggcacaagattatctattaataaaactaatttctcttctcCGATGattgaatctccaaggacttgtgatgatcaccgcaagggacttctggagaaacgggctccacatgaacagcgataatttttacaattattaatttttttttttgttgaaattttgctaaggtCAAGTGGAAATATGATGTagtaatgctattttttatttttttttaaataaagcaattgactagcaaaaaaaaaagttattaaaaatcaccattttttcgGGGCTCTGATTACCCCTAGCCCGTAAATCTTATCACCTGATTAGAGCCCAAATTTAActgatgcaaataaaataccCACACAAATCGCAAAGAAATTAATACCAAAAGTCTAATTTGGAAGCGTTTAGTGTATTCGAAATCTAGTTTCCAATTTGCGAGAAGTTCCAATTTTTGGAGATACCTCCAAATAACGGTTATAtataaaggaaattaaattgtctatcttataaataaaatcaagcgttacgaagttaaaaaaaaatattttttttgcaaaaatattttaagacgaccgccgtagccgaatggcttggttagaaaaatgttaagatataaatgaagaaaatcctCAAATATAGGTTAGgctaggttgacctggctggctgaagcCATCACATATCTATTGgttcttagtggtaccagatggagcttgacccttatGTTTCCTTGTAgcaggcttcttgtaataagcctgcgtcttttgcgaatccaAGTAAACtttgaagctctaaccccgagagacattctaacttctcatattgtagagttcttaaacatttcattcggttTCTAGTTAAGGCAGGGCAAGAAcgtagaaggtgttctagcgtttccctctcttccagttcattgcaaaatctgcagctattaTTGTTAgcaattcccatcttgtatgcgtgtgccgctaacaaattgtggcctgtcagtatacctatGATAGCtctgctttcctttctagacaAGGCTAGTACGAATATGGCGTCTTTGTCTGCATTCTGtatacacatgattttcgcggttttacaagtggctacattattccacctcctgtctatcagtgttttcatgtccgcagcgatgttgttgtataccgtatttaaaggtttcagtatgtcgtttatttgttcgaattgtatgtaaacagcgcttttggtaatctcatctacaatttcgtttcctgcaatgcccttatgtccgggtatcCAATGTCTGCGGCTAGGCTCTCCATGGCTTCCCTGGTCCTAAGAACGTTTAGATgagtttattgccgcttgactgtcaacgtatatatttatgttggagttgctcgatttccttgctagtgctatttctgcagcctttcctaccgcaaagacttctgcttgaaaaatactgcaatggTCAGGGAGCTTAATTGGTCACCTGATGTccagctctgcgcaataaatccctgcacctactccgtgcatcattttcgagccgtcagtaaatataaaagtttatcgcataagaaaaaaattacaaaaaaaaaatatatatttttttagtattttttaagcagaagtctttctttttttaaaaatatttttttttttgcatatcccAGATGTTATTAtctactttttttcttaaattcaaaattattatttggcgatatctcgaaaagtaCATGACAGGAAAAAATATTATGCGGATTTTCGGACTCAGCGTCCGAGAGAGAGAAATAGAGAAAAGCTGGCTtggtttttgcataaaaaatcattaattatttttaaacctgTATCATTTGTGAATGTCTGTTATTAAGCAGAACATAAATTCTATCTTACTTTAATCTCAATCTTCCTTAATAGAACACTGAAAGTTGTTAAGTATTCTACAGAACCCTTCTCGCCATACATTCACCTTATTGAGCACGCACCTGAATGTATGCTTTTaattattagtatatttttagtttgtatAAACAGTCGAGCTCCTTCGTCCGTGCGGATGAGCAAACGTGTCTCATCGAAAAGGACACTACGCTGACCTTGAGTGATGTGTGTAGGGTACAGCACAAACAAGgggtaaattattaaaatagatTTCCTTTCTCACTTTAATCAACAACATTATAAATATAACTGCGATTgcatgtttgtgtatgtgtactTATCTGTCAATATAATAGAATGAAGTGAGTGCTTGCTAGAGTAGAAGCCATTTAAATGTGAacaaaaaactacaacaaaaaaagataaaaatagtaCAGCGCTTAAAGGTTCAAAGGGAAAAAGtagggaaataaaaataaaaggtggTGCGGTGCGTTAATGCTGATTATCAGCGTGAGTTGAGTGCAATCCACTTTGTGTTAGGTTGTTATTTTGTTGATGCAATGTGATCGTGACCGTTGAGCAGTGAGCAGTGAAAGTGTGTAGATTAAATGCTTTCAACAGGCCTTGGAAAACAATACAAACATATTTGTGTCATAAACTGATAGCTACCAACATTTGAGAGAAAATAATATGAAtcgaaattttgattttgagtaTTCCTTCAATAGGGTAATAAGTATAATTGTATGAgcctttttatttagtaaaatttattatgatATATCGCAAAATCTAAAGCAGTCAGACGTTGAAGAGTTCATAAATTAtggacatttttcaattttctttgatGAACCTCACTAAAAACAAAGATAAACGACCGTTTCTGTTCGCAAAAATGCGTGAATATAATTTGgaagattttttcattttattatttgaaatcagttgtccattttaataaatccaCATCTGATGGCGTCGCGTAAATCATTAACACTAAGCATACTAAAGGGTGATCTGATtgaaggtactttttccaatagatctTTTTATGACAGATCACATTTGAAATCcataacttttttcagtattcattgacatttcatcatgtaacgacttacgcctcaacaacgtttaaaaAACGTACAACTGTATCACGAAAATCGACGCCCTGCGAAAAGTGTTTATCGTGCGCTcgggccaacttatggtgttcaccGATGAGGTCCATTttcggcttaatggctacgtcaataaacaaaattgtcaaatcTGAGCTTAACCCGAAGcccaaagccattcaagaatagTTATTACATCCATTAAAAATAACGTTTGATGCAGCTtttgggctggaggaatcaccggcccatatttctttaaagacaAGGttagcgccaatgtaacagtgcatggcgaacgctatcgcgccgtGATAAaccactttttgatgccggaaattgaagcccgcgatctccacaacatttggttccaacaagacggcacgacttgccatacagcccgtgaaacaccTGTCGaagtttcggtgagcaatttatctctcgtctacCAAGATCGTGTCaaatcacacctttggacttttatttgtggggtatgtaaagtcgaaatgctttgtggataaatcagctTCGATTGCGGAAGCCAACCTTACTAAAGTCattcacgagataccaaccgaagtcctccagcgagtcattcaaaattggtgtttacggatgctTGAATTACGGCGcaattgcggccaacatttaaaggggattatctttaaaaaatagatctcatgaatggttctacgcaaaaataataaagattgcccaattaaTTTGAGTTTccgttgctttattttaattcaaaatccgTTACCTCCAAATTCATCATCCTTTATTAGTGACACTCTGTCCCAAATGCTAGAAAAAGTAGTCGAGAATTGGCGCTGAAGTATGACATACCTCAGGAGCCCCTGTTGttgttttggaaaaacataaaaTGCACCCAAAAAGTTTTTAAGCCAGCTGCAGAAGTGATGGTACTACATTCAGATACGTTTGGACGGTTCCGCGGTAGCGCAGACTTGACACTCGTGGTAAAATCtcgattttcttcattttgtgataaaagttaatttttgagCTTTTCTCCTGAAAATTACGCTTTCCTAACTTATAAGCCCGCTGCCGAGATTTGGCTCTAAATTAGTTACAATATATAGTATCCCCACTACTTCAAACTCAGTCTCAGTCTATTAAAAGTCAACTCAAATTCTTtgcattactattaaaatattattacatatttCAGACATTTTTAATGTTATATTTTAATAGGCATAATTTCCATACACTTgttatgcatacacatatatgtatgtatgtatatacatatgtacgtataactACTATATTTCCATATATAATACATTAAATGAtagcgctgaaaaatgtaagCAGCTTACATTGCAATGTAAGCTCCCTGCTAATGATGTTCAACCAACACCGCAGCACTGCCCACAAATGCATGTATTTACATACTCGTAgacatgtatatgtgtatgtatgcatcttCATTCATTTCGGCTCTGCCTACTCGCTGGCCTCATTTatgacatgcatacatataaatatattttaaaatgttcgtTTCGCTACTCCTTTGTTTCCTCCTCCTCGTCACTATCGCCGCCCGATGAGTCCTCAAGTGTAATCTCCGCCAATTCTTGTTCCTCCTCGACGTCACTACCTTCCATGGCATCGACCAGTGTTACACTTTCTAATTTATTACCACTTGACTTCATTGCCACCTTTTGTTCTTTAGCTTTTGGCAAGCCAACAGAAATGACAGCCGTTGTTGAAGTGGTCCCAGGTGATACGCCAGAAGAGGTTGAGGATTTCGCTTCACCAGTATTTGTAAGTTTCTCGCCAAACATCGGATTGTCGAAGGCGCGCTCTCTCACCTGCCCGCTTTCGGCATCGTAACCCATAACGATGCCATCTGTCACGTCTGCCTCTACACCACCAGATGTAACATTATCAAAGCGCGCAAACATTACGGTGGACCGTAGCAGGAATGCACGCCATCGACGGGGATCATAAACCCactgtggcacgtagcgcagaTAACGATGATCGGGCGCATAGTGTGCGAAAATCACCAGCGCAACCACCGAGACAAACATCAGACATAGAATGATGAGCAGCATGGAGCCAATTGTTATGTTCGGATTGTACGGGCGAccagatattataatttctaaTTGGTGTGGCTCTTCGAAAAGTTTTTTCCATTCGTTGCTTGCATTTAATTGCGTTACAAACTTCACGCTTTTTTCGCTGTACCCATTGCGATCGACGATAATCGCCTCCAAAAAATGTCCATATGGTTCCGCGTTTACGTAGTTAATGTGATAATCCAAATCGGCCGTGAGTTCCTGCTCCTTAATAGCACCTGCAATCACTTTGCGCAACTTATTTAAATTCATCTCGCTGCAGTACTCCATTTTGAAGGACAATACAGAACCACAAATCGGACAGCAGCTGGCAAGGGGCGTTACCGGCACTAGACAATGCGGTCGCTCGCACGTTTCAAGCACATTCTTACAAATGGGCTCAGAGAACATTAACGAATCCATGTGACAACCGCAGGTATCTTGGTGATAGTACTGAGCCGTTGTATCCAGACTGTTTTTGAACAGCAGCTGCCCAATATCAGtatgtaataaataattcaagtagTTACTCGATATCAGTGAACCTGCCAAATTCAGATGACCCATCCTTAAATAAGCGAAATTCTCTAAATCAACGGAAATCGGTCCAGTACGCGGCATTACAACGGTCTCATTGTCGCACGGCACACGTTCGAAGTGAGGTGTGGCGGTATTTTGGACGTCCTGCGAAGGACTTACCCAGCTGCTTGGATCATACCACTTCCTTGTTATGGGAGTTTTCAAATACGCACGGCGACTGCGTCCATTTTCACATTCTCGCTGCTGCAATTCTCCGCCAAACGTGATAGTTGACTCATCGTTGAGTAGAATGGCACCGTCGCGTGGCAATACAAATCCACTTATGTCTACTTTGGCTGGAAGTGGCAGCACAGCTGGATAGGTTTCTGGGAAAATGATTTCTTCAAGAGCGCAAGGCAGATACCCAGATTCCCAGGCGTCAGCGCTATCGAAGCCAGGATTTCCAAGAAGTCTCTTGTTGCTGGCGCTCTCCGAGGCGGCTATCAATAGCATAAATAGTTTTagaataattattttcatttttgatgaaaacACTTTGAGGCGAAATCACAAACTGAATTGAAGAAATTGAATGAAGTAAATTGTGGCCGTTTTGTTGCATAAAGGGGGCGTACAAAAAACGAGTGATAGAAGAGCCAGCCACGGCATTTAATGGAGACAAAGAGGAAGCGCATTCGCTCTGctattatcaatatttttagtaaataaaatactttagcAACTTGGTAATCGCAATTAAAAGAGATCGACTTATTAGAAGTGGTTGCAGAGGGCAAAAGTAACAAAGAAAaccataaataaaactaattttttaaattttaattcagttATTTATTTCGGTTTATGGCATTAGCAATCTTACAGTTTAAATACTAAACAGtaagttaaggggttatacgcagttatgaagcaaataaaagacgggttgtcaaggatttatcctgaagaaacttcagaatattttaatttgaaaatttttggcggttataaaagcatccttcaagaacgtaacaaaattttttatttatgaaaatgttgattatagagcgcgctgcaggcgatttctggaacctcctttaaaaaaagacgatttacggtgtacatcgtaactcaggattggattatctgaaatcaaaaaaccaaacaaattttgttaatatattagattatctagtaattaatcgttcggctaatcaaaatagtgaattttcacaaaatggcagcttttaaaagaaatgatttcgatttttacgttaaaatttggccgtaaattgattataaaatggaaaataagtatcagatttacaaaaggaacgattaattactagaaaatgtatctttaaagattgggttaaaacggttgaccgatcaaacaagccgttttcgagatatcgtgtacaccgacttgaaaaatgccgttttgaaaaaaacacgtttaaagtttcaatacctaccttaaaacgtgccgaggcatctctacatatttaggtataactccgaaagtattgcttagatctacttcaaatttcgtgcgtatacttttgaatatatgtacattacaaaaatgcaataaaaaaatcgatttttttgaaagtcataactgcgtataaccccttaaatgaaACTAACAGaacttcaattaaaatttattcagtcCATGAAACACATCTCGCAGACTAGACCCACGGATTACCATATACTTAGTCAagttaatcatgtaaatattatattaatataaaaaacaaaaaatcatattttcattcgaaatggccaccatttgcttttactcaAGCCTTCatacgattaggccattcagctattgcagcacgcccGGCTTCCAtagatattgacgtcgctgctcgaactaaAGATTGTTGGAGACTcttcaaatttctgtgaggtcttcgacaggccatgttctccaattctgactatAAACTGTAGTTCAATGGACTCAGatttggacttccagacggccaattttatgcggctatgaacccagaaatattgtttttaagccaCCACTGGGTGGTTTTTATCTTATGCGCTCTCCACTGAAGAGAGTgatgctcaactgcttcactacgccttctaagacatcctcctcgTACACTTTTgtcccggtcttaaccccttaatcgcagaaattaagagatgtaacgcctttaaaaGACTCTCCCCACCCATCCAAAAcgaaggctggatggtggccacgttAAGttcttggaacaacattttttgcgtctttagaagttatAGCATATATTTTGGCAGATTTTTGCAAATTCTTTCTTGTACAGCTtctatggctgcactggttcgaaccacgcgaggacgaccactttcCGTCTGTCGCTTCATGCGTTAGGGAAAAACGGTtaatcgtgcggtaaacaaatattctcgaaatattaagcttTTTCAGTAATTCGTAAATcccacttgcacttttaccacacttttgtaatgcaatcactgctaTGCAATTTACCTTAGCTCTCCACTCCTTTgctaacaagcgaaatttgacacgaaactgagtatagtttatgagtagacaatgcatacgaatacgaaaaaataacggaactttttctgCGCGTTTGTGAtactaaatataattaaaatgaaattcatttattgctcaaactaataacaaaaataatcggGAGCGGATGTAAATATAAATCTTGAGGAGAAAACATTTATATCAA harbors:
- the LOC129247906 gene encoding protein amnionless translates to MKIIILKLFMLLIAASESASNKRLLGNPGFDSADAWESGYLPCALEEIIFPETYPAVLPLPAKVDISGFVLPRDGAILLNDESTITFGGELQQRECENGRSRRAYLKTPITRKWYDPSSWVSPSQDVQNTATPHFERVPCDNETVVMPRTGPISVDLENFAYLRMGHLNLAGSLISSNYLNYLLHTDIGQLLFKNSLDTTAQYYHQDTCGCHMDSLMFSEPICKNVLETCERPHCLVPVTPLASCCPICGSVLSFKMEYCSEMNLNKLRKVIAGAIKEQELTADLDYHINYVNAEPYGHFLEAIIVDRNGYSEKSVKFVTQLNASNEWKKLFEEPHQLEIIISGRPYNPNITIGSMLLIILCLMFVSVVALVIFAHYAPDHRYLRYVPQWVYDPRRWRAFLLRSTVMFARFDNVTSGGVEADVTDGIVMGYDAESGQVRERAFDNPMFGEKLTNTGEAKSSTSSGVSPGTTSTTAVISVGLPKAKEQKVAMKSSGNKLESVTLVDAMEGSDVEEEQELAEITLEDSSGGDSDEEEETKE